The following are encoded together in the Lathyrus oleraceus cultivar Zhongwan6 chromosome 3, CAAS_Psat_ZW6_1.0, whole genome shotgun sequence genome:
- the LOC127130526 gene encoding uncharacterized protein LOC127130526, whose amino-acid sequence MSDSSSSESCNPNREDPVVDSVNTSHARRPKKTVSGFSSAIALDEQTKEGSRYVHNTIATMVTGILSGNHKVLGVSIPLNTIVPDNVACQENTVSLGKNVSDDAEQTDARKGSNIDKPLDNVGGEEICVTHDVSDNPNCEAETVDLEEFSDNDLLSSVVPNIAKRVRTRREKKTVAQRSPRKKIDVPTSPNPKVAESSLKRKGHGPTKSWSKGVPKKKKTKFVIVESDSDVPCDVTATLWKYVYQKRLALERELAQNVLECKEIMDLIQEAGLIKTVTQFSKCYEMLVKEFIVNVSEECVDGKSKEFKKVYVRENDSVKRRDSPLAFNHKLSLGTHVPDIAMATGETSSVCNQPGKVVVIAILKETCKELEARKLTLENLIIKLEITEGDVLGETVDAVEGAARQGAEGEEDVSPDDGTDDEFMTI is encoded by the exons ATGTCTGATTCCTCTAGCTCTGAATCATGCAACCCTAACAGGGAAGATCCTGTTGTTGACTCTGTGAATACCTCACATGCAAGAAGACCAAAAAAAACTGTCTCAGGCTTCTCCTCAGCAATCGCACTTGATGAACAAACCAAAGAAGGTTCCAGGTATGTTCACAATACCATTGCAACTATGGTGACTGGAATACTGTCTGGTAATCATAAGGTTCTTGGGGTTTCCATTCCCTTAAACACTATTGTACCTGATAATGTTGCTTGTCAAGAAAATACAGTATCATTAGGAAAGAATGTCTCTGATGATGCTGAGCAAACTGATGCTCGTAAGGGGTCAAATATTGACAAACCCTTAGATAATGTGGGTGGTGAGGAAATCTGTGTCACTcatgatgtcagtgacaaccctaactGTGAAGCTGAAACAGTAGACCTGGAGGAATTTTCTGATAATGATTTATTATCCTCAGTTGTCCCTAacatagccaaaagggttaggactaggagagaaaagAAAACAGTGGCGCAAAGGTCCCCTAGAAAGAAGATTGATGTGCCAACCTCTCCCAATCCAAAGGTGGCAGAGAGTTCCCTCAAGAGGAAAGGTCATGGTCCaacaaaatcttggagcaaaggGGTGCCCAAGAAAAAGAAGACCAAGTTTGTTATTGTGGAGTCTGACTCAGATGTTCCATGTGATGTCACTGCCACTTt GTGGAAATATGTTTATCAGAAGAGGCTGGCTTTGGAAAGGGAATTGGCTCAGAATGTCCTGGAATGTAAGGAGATTATGGACCTTATTCAAGAGGCAGGATTAATAAAGACTGTGACTCAGTTCTCAAAGTGCTATGAGATGTTAGTAAAGGAATttattgtcaatgtgtctgaAGAATGTGTTGATGGAAAGTCTAAGGAATTCAAAAAAGTAtatgtgcgag AGAATGATTCTGTGAAGAGAAGAGACAGCCCTTTGGCCTTCAATCATAAACTGTCCCTAGGTACGCATGTTCCTGACATTGCCATGGCAACAGGAGAGACATCAAGTGTTTGCAATCAACCAGGTAAAGTTGTTGTCATTGCAATACTCAAAGAAACGTGCAAGGAGTTAGAGGCAAGGAAGCTCACTTTGGAAAATTTGATTATCAAGTTGGAGATTACTGAAGGTGATGTGCTTGGTGAAACTGTTGATGCTGTAGAAGGAGCTGCAAGACAAGGTGCAGAGGGAGAAGAGGATGTCAGTCCTGATGATGGCACAGATGATGAATTCATGACCATCtag